The segment GAACTGGGCCGTCTGGACGTCACAGTCAAGGACCAGTACGCCATGGTGGTGGTGCTGGCCAGCGACGGCTACCCAGGCACCTATCCCAAGGGCGAAACCATCACCTTCCCCAAAGCGGTCGGCGAAAACGAAGTCATTTTCCACGCCGGCACCCGTTTCAACGAAGCTGGGGATGTCGTGACCAACGGGGGCCGCGTCCTCGGCGTCACCGCTCTAGGGGCCGACCTCAAAACGGCCGCTGACAAAGCCTACGCCCTCTGCGATCAGATCCGCTTCAAGTCGAAGTACCTGCGTCGCGATATCGGAGCCAAGGAGCTTAACCGCCAGCGCTAGCTGCGTTTCGAAGAAACGAGCAAAGTCGGAGTGGCCCGCGTTGCGTGGGGGTGTCGGCTATGCCTCGGTACTGCGAAATGCGCCCTAGCCAGGGCCCTCCCAAGCAGGGCAGCGGACCCTATCATAAAACAAGCGAGGGAGGTCAAATGGCCTCCCTTTTCTTATTTCTGAAATCCTAGTTGAGATTCGTAAACGCCCTAGAGCGTCGGCACGGTATCGTTGGGTCCGATGAGCTCTTTGGCGACCTTGACCCAGCCCTTCGGTCCCACTCCGTTCACCCGCTCGATGCGCTTTCCGGAGAGGCCCGCCCACGATCCGTTGGGTCGCTTCACGAGGTGCGGCCAATCCACGTTTTCCAAAAGCTCCTGATCGTTTTCGCTGTCGCCCAGTCCGAAGGAAATCAGGGTTTCGTCGGACTGCATCTTCCATAGCTCCGCGAAGCGGCGAATCGCCGCGCCTTTGTCGGCGTTTAGGTCGATGACGGTGTGGAAACGTCCGCCCGGCAGGCACTTGAGTCCTTCGTCCTCGAAAAGCGAATCCAGGGATTGCCAGACGTTTTCGTCGAGATTGATGGAAAGCGTTTCACTGTACTCGCGATCCTGGGCCCGGCGGGCGGAAGATAGGTCGAGCCCTGTCAGCGACGCCACATCCTCGGTCATCAATGTGCTGAATCCGCGCAGCGACTCGCCAAACTTGGATTCGACGCGGGCCAGGCGACGGCGCACTTCAGAAGACGGGATGCCGAGCTCCACACGCTGCCAGCCACCGCTCTCGGTCACGCCGGGCAGGTCCGGTTTCCAAAATCCGTTTGGAGCGATGATGGCGCTCCCGTTCTCCACGATGCAGGGCATCTCGATGTCGAGATCGCGTTGCAGCACGCGCTGCTCTCCGAATGTCTTGGATGAGCAGAACACGATCAAATTTCCTCGGGCCACCAGCTCGCTGACGTAGGGTCTCGTCAGCTCGCTCGAATAGTCGTCGAAATCGATCAACGTGCCGTCGAGGTCAGTGAATATGGCTATTTTTTGGGTATTCATCGCTTGGATTAAGCAGGGTAACGCAGGCAGAGCTCCCTAGACCAACGAGAGCGATTCGGTGCCGCTGTGGAACGCCGTGTCGCAGTGCTCTAGGAATACATTCAAATTCAGATTGCTTAGGTTGCTGTAGACTTTCACCGGCGGCACCGGCTCCGGCTTTTCCAGTTTCAAACGCACCGCGCGTTCCTCCGCGATCTCGCGTTTGAGCAGCTCGGGGCAGAGCGGCGAGTTGTAGATCACCGAAAGAGAGGCGTCGATCATGTCTTCCACGTGCTCCTCTCCCTTCGATTCATGCATGTGCGGATTGCGACTCTCGATCTGGCAAATCGTCACCTTGCCCCTGAGCTCCTCCGCTCGCTCCACAGGCAGAATGCCGCCCCACATCTCCAGCAAGTTCATGAAGTGATGGGTTTCCACCGCGTAGCCGGAGGCGTATTCGATGTTGAGAGCCAGGTCCAGAGTCAAGGCATGCTCGCCCGCGTTGCCGGTTTTCACCACCTCGGTTTCGTAGCCGCTGAAGTGGGTGAGCAGACGGTTGAGCGTGCGGTTGGAGTGCACCGAACTGCGCCCCCACTTGGCGAAGAAGATGGAGTTTTCCATGACCTTCGGCTTGGAGTTCCAGGAAATGCGCACGAACGTGTTGTCGGAATCGAACATCTCGAAGCCGGCCGCGTATTCCTGCACGTACTCGTGCACCGCGCCGGGGAAATAGTTGTCGCTGTCGACGAAGCCAATATACTTGTTGTCCAGCCATTTCGCAATCAGCGTGCCCATGATCATGCCTTCGGCCTTGCCCGAACGGACCAGCCCGTCGTCGCCCAGCAGTTCGGTGTAGCCGGCGAGCTCGATCGCCTTGGCTAGACCCGCGTCCTTCTGATGCACCACCGTGACCTTCTTGTTGGTGAACTTGCAGAAATTAGTGATCGCTTCCTTTTCGATTTGGAAGCGATCTACCGGGCCGCGCGGGCTGTTGGAAACTACGATGATCTGGCAGGGGTGCGGGATGCCTACGAGAACGCCTTCGATGAGCTTGAGCCGCTCGTTCTTGACCGGCACCACGATGGCCATCTTTCGTTGCCGTTCGTAGAGAGCCTCCGATGGGATTCGTCGAATCACGCCATCCTTGGAGACGGAATTGGAACCGAATTCACTGCCACCATCGAGCTCGTAGACCTTCTGTAGGCCGTAGATCTGGACTGCTCCAACGCGTTCGCATTCTCTCGGTATTTCAAGTCTCATGTAGCTATTCCTCGAATCGGGGGTTTTGTATCAAATTGAGCAAACGCTCTCGACGACCACGAAAGAGCAGGCGCGATGCCAAGTGGGCATTTTCTTGCTTTCCCCGCTTATCTATTAATTTTTTTCACTCGTTCCGGAGGCAATTCGGCAAAGAATCTTCGTCCTACCCTGCGAGAACGGATAAGCGCCCCTAGGGCTTGTACCCGAAAAGTGAGGACACTGCTTTATTTTTCATGAAACGTCTCAAAATGAGGCGCCTCGAAACGGTTTCCCAATACCCCGGAAAAGAGTGAACACCAAGAGCTTGGAGAGCTTCGGTCAGGAAAAGGGCAGCTCCATTTCGATGTGGTCGATGCCGGCCTCCAAGTAGATGTCGCCTTTCTCAAGAAAGCCTAATCGCTCGTAGAAGCCCTTGGCGGAGACCTGGGCGGAGATGACCACGCAGCGCAGGTCCGCTTCCCGGGCCATTTCGATGAGGCGCTGCATCACCTTGCAGCCGACTCCCTTTTGACGCCAGGTCTTGCTGACCGCCACTCGCCCGATGTGCCCGTCCGGCAGAAGTCGTCCTGTGGCGACCGGCTGATCGGCGTTGAAAGCCAGCACATGTCGGCTCTCCGGATCCATCTCATCGATCTCCAAATCCGCTGGTACGCCTTGCTCGTCGACGAAGACGGAAAAGCGAATCGCCATGATGGAGTCTCGCTCCTGCGCGTATTCAACTTCCCTGACCTCCACTGCCTCGTCCATCGACCCGCAGCATAAAAGCCATCCGCCGTGCAAGCTCAAGCCGTTTGATCTGGCTTTCCACCCTTGCAGGCAAAACGGCCAGGGCCCCAGCGAAACACGTCACTGGTAGAAAAACTGAAACGTCAAATCCTCGTCGTCGCCGAAAAGCTCGATCAGCTCGGCCGGCCAGTCGCCGTAAGGGGCGCCTCGCTCGATCGCCTCCCGGCACATGTAGATCCCGATGGCCTTGGAGGTGGTGCCTTCCAGTATTTCCATATCGGATACGTATCCATATCGATCGATCACGAAACGAACACGCACCATCGAATTGCGCTCCTTGTGGGAGCTGCGGTTCGCGAGATTGTCCCAGTTGATCTTCACCGCTTCGATCACCCGCTCCATATACTCTCCGAACTTGCTGGCCTTGGCGTCAGCCGCGAGCTGACCCGTCGCAGCTACGCCAGCCGTGGAATTCCGCACCGGTCCCGACGGCACGCGAGGCAGTTTGGGACGAGCCCGTGGGCTTGGCACGCCATCGGCCGAGGTCACCAGAGCTGGCGACGGTGCGGACATGGGAGAATCCTCTGCCAGCTCCTCAGGCGTGTCGTTCTTGCCTTCCTCGCCTTCCATCGCTTCGCCTTCCAAAAAATCCGTCACGTTGGTCGGAGTCTCCTCGCGCTCCAAAAAGTCGAGGATCCCCTCATCGCCCAACTCCTCCTCGCGCGTGCCTTGGATCGGGATCTCCTTCTTCAGCGCCCCTTCGGACCGCTTCGTGAGCTGGAGCAGAGGGGCGGGTTGACTGCTCTCGGTTTGCTCCTGGTTGTCCTCCTGCCGCTCGCCAGTCGGCGGCGGGGCCGCCAGTTCAGGCTCCAGCTCCCCGCTGAGAAATTGCTGCGTCTCGATGTTTCGCTCGCTCTCCGAGGCGGGAAGAGCGTCCGGATCGAGCTCCTCCACCTCCTCCGGATTCGCTGCCTGCTGGTTGCGAGCCGAGATCCGATTGGTTTCGTCTGGCTCGTTATCCGGCACGTCCGGATTGGTTTGCGTGTAGACGAACTCCTCCTCCTCGACCGGATCCTCCAGCACGATGCTGAAGTCGCGAAAGCGGTTCTTCACTTCGCTGGGCTCGCTGCGAAACATGTCCTGCGGAATCCACCACCAGCCTAGCAAATGCAGCAACAAAGCTCCAAGAACGCCGACCAAGATCGAAACGCCGCCCTCGCGACGCTTGCCAAGGAGCATGCGGCGCATGGGGTCCTTTTCAAGGAGCGTGCTGTTTTCAGAAAATGACATGTGCGAGGGAGCCGAGGAAGAAGCGCCGAGCCGAGCCCGAAGCGGGGCTAAAGCAAGCTATGACGCTCTAGCAAGGCCTTTGTTTCATCCAATGGCAACCCCATGATATTGGAGTGAGACCCTCGGAACGAATCGATGATCAGGCCGGTACCTTCCTGGATCCCATACGCTCCGGCCTTGTCCAGCGGATTCACCAGCTCGAAATAGCGATCGATGATCGCGTCGTCCAAAGGCTTGAACGTCACCTCGCTGCGGGCCCCATCCACCACTTCGACGCCTCGAGAACGGCAAACCAACGCGAATCCGGTATACACAATATGGGTACGCCCACCAAGCTGCTTCAGCATCCTGCGCGCGTCGGGCAAATCCTCCGGCTTCACCAGCACCCGCCCGTCGATATGCACCGTGGTGTCTGAACCGAGCACGAAGCGGTCCGCGTTTCGATCCGCGATCCAAGCGGCCTTGAGAAGAGCGTTGTGACGCACCATGCCTTCCGGATCGCCATGCCCCTCCTCGAACTCCTCCACATCCGCCGGCATGATGTCGAAACTCGCTCCGATCCTCTCCAGCAACTGCTTCCTGCGCGGCGACTGCGACGCCAATATGAACTTAGCCGTACCCATATCCTCCACCTTCTCCCATCCCCGACCAACTCCCCGCAACCCAGAAATGCCCCGCAGTCCGCAACTCCTTTTCGCAACCTGGCAAAAAGGAGTTGCGCAAACCGTCTAGGCCTATCGTGCCTCTGCGTCGCGAGGACTCGGGTTCACGCCTGGCTCATCTCTTCGGCGATCCGCCTAAACGCCGCCTTGCGCCGCTGCCAGGCCTCCTTGCCGAGGTAGCCGTTCGGGTAGAGACTGATCGGCAGAAAGGGATCCGACTCGAAGGCGAGCTTCCACAAGCGCGACTCCTGCTCGAACCACCAGGAAATCGCCTGCTCAGAACCGACCGCTGCCGATGGCCGCGTATCCAGAAAATCCATATAGTCGCGGTAGCATTGCCCGATGCGGTCAAAGTTCCACCCCTTTCTCACATAGTCATCGTCCCGCAGCATCCCGACAGCTCGGCTTTCCTGAAAAACGAGGCGCCTCGGATCGACGTGTCGCTCCGACAGCTCGACTCCCCAATCCCCGTAAGCTCGCGGCGATATCCACAGGCTGCCCTGCAAATGTCCGAAGCGCCGTTTCCGTAGCCAAAGCTCCAACTGGCGCCGCTCCACGCGGGCCTCCGACGGCAGATCGAACGATACCGTGCTCCAAAGCCCATTCCACTCGCGTCCCCACTCCACCTCGGGATCGATCCCGTCCATCAGGTCCTCAAGACCTTTTCCGCTCAGCTCGAACACCCAGGAAGCCTTCTCGCTGGCGTCAGCCGGACTCTCCTTGGCCCAGCCCTCCTGGCGCAAAACCCGAACCGCTCGGTCCATCCCTCGAGGCGAAGCGAAGCCCGCGCCCTCCGCCAGCATGCGATACGGATTCGCCAGCCCCTCCAGCG is part of the Pelagicoccus sp. SDUM812003 genome and harbors:
- a CDS encoding HAD-IIB family hydrolase; protein product: MNTQKIAIFTDLDGTLIDFDDYSSELTRPYVSELVARGNLIVFCSSKTFGEQRVLQRDLDIEMPCIVENGSAIIAPNGFWKPDLPGVTESGGWQRVELGIPSSEVRRRLARVESKFGESLRGFSTLMTEDVASLTGLDLSSARRAQDREYSETLSINLDENVWQSLDSLFEDEGLKCLPGGRFHTVIDLNADKGAAIRRFAELWKMQSDETLISFGLGDSENDQELLENVDWPHLVKRPNGSWAGLSGKRIERVNGVGPKGWVKVAKELIGPNDTVPTL
- the mpgS gene encoding mannosyl-3-phosphoglycerate synthase, which gives rise to MRLEIPRECERVGAVQIYGLQKVYELDGGSEFGSNSVSKDGVIRRIPSEALYERQRKMAIVVPVKNERLKLIEGVLVGIPHPCQIIVVSNSPRGPVDRFQIEKEAITNFCKFTNKKVTVVHQKDAGLAKAIELAGYTELLGDDGLVRSGKAEGMIMGTLIAKWLDNKYIGFVDSDNYFPGAVHEYVQEYAAGFEMFDSDNTFVRISWNSKPKVMENSIFFAKWGRSSVHSNRTLNRLLTHFSGYETEVVKTGNAGEHALTLDLALNIEYASGYAVETHHFMNLLEMWGGILPVERAEELRGKVTICQIESRNPHMHESKGEEHVEDMIDASLSVIYNSPLCPELLKREIAEERAVRLKLEKPEPVPPVKVYSNLSNLNLNVFLEHCDTAFHSGTESLSLV
- a CDS encoding GNAT family N-acetyltransferase, which codes for MDEAVEVREVEYAQERDSIMAIRFSVFVDEQGVPADLEIDEMDPESRHVLAFNADQPVATGRLLPDGHIGRVAVSKTWRQKGVGCKVMQRLIEMAREADLRCVVISAQVSAKGFYERLGFLEKGDIYLEAGIDHIEMELPFS
- a CDS encoding Maf family protein — protein: MGTAKFILASQSPRRKQLLERIGASFDIMPADVEEFEEGHGDPEGMVRHNALLKAAWIADRNADRFVLGSDTTVHIDGRVLVKPEDLPDARRMLKQLGGRTHIVYTGFALVCRSRGVEVVDGARSEVTFKPLDDAIIDRYFELVNPLDKAGAYGIQEGTGLIIDSFRGSHSNIMGLPLDETKALLERHSLL